The following DNA comes from Thermoleophilia bacterium.
CCCTTGCCGCGAGCGGCCTCAGTCACATAGAGGTCGTTCATCAGCACGATGTTCGTCGCGGTCAATGAGGACTTGTGGCGGTAGAAGCAGCCGAAGCCGAGCAGGTCGTCGCCGTCCCAGCCGCCGAGCAGCCACCCACTGTGGTTAGAGCCGATGAACCTGGAAAAGAATTGGCGGTTCCGGTCAGGGTCGATCTCCTCGACTTCATAAAAGGTCTGGTAGGCCATCAGCAGTGGCTCAACCTTCGGGAATTCCAGTTCGGTTATGGGTTTGATTTCGATGGGCATGCCAGCGAGACTAGCGCCGCAAGCCTTTCTGGCAACGATTTCACGTGCCATGGAGGTGAAACCGTTGCCAGATGGTCATGGTCGGAGATTTGGTCGGCAAGTTCTGTCCCGGGGGCAGGGGCGGAGGGGTCGCCGGGGTAACAGAATCTGAACAGCCGGTTCAGGTCGCCCGTTAGGGTGGGAACCGGAGTCAATTCACGACCCAGGAGCGAAGACCGCTGGCACGTCCGACCGATACCAATGAGCAACTTCTCTGCAGCTTCTGCGGGAAGTCGCAGCGCCAGGTCAAGAAGCTGATCGCCGGACCCGGGGTTTACATCTGTGACGAGTGCATCGACCTCTGCAACGAGATCATCGATGAAGAGATGGTCGCTCACACGTCGAAGGCCCCTGGCCTCGACCTCGACAAGCTGCCCAAGCCGCAGGAGATCAACTCCGTGCTCGACGAGTACGTGATCGGCCAGCCGAACGCCAAGCGGGCGCTCTCGGTCGCCGTTTACAACCATTACAAGCGGGTCCGCATGGCAGAGCACGAGGACCCCGAAGTCGAACTTCAGAAGTCGAACATCATGCTGCTCGGCCCGACCGGCTGCGGCAAGACCCTGCTCGCACAGACTCTGGCCCGCATCCTCAACGTGCCGTTCGCGATTGCCGATGCGACCGCGCTGACCGAAGCCGGCTACGTCGGCGAAGACGTCGAGAACATCCTGCTCAAGCTGATCCAGGCCGCCGACTACGACGTCAAGAAGGCCGAGACCGGGATCATCTACATCGACGAGATCGACAAGATCACGCGGAAGGCCGACAACCCGTCGCTGACCCGCGATGTCTCTGGTGAAGGCGTCCAGCAGGCGCTGCTCAAGATCCTCGAGGGAACGACCGCCTCGGTTCCGCCGCAGGGTGGACGCAAGCACCCGCACCAGGAATTCCTCACCCTCGACACGACCAACATCCTCTTCATCTGCGGCGGCTCGTTCTCCGAGCTCGAAAGGGTAATCGAGCGGCGGGTCGGCAACACCGGCATCGGTTTCGGCGCGGCCATGACCAACGACTCGCTCGACGATCCGGGCGAGCTGTTCGAACAGGCCCTGCCCGAAGACCTGATCGAGTACGGCCTGATCCCCGAGTTCATCGGCCGCCTGCCGGTCGTGGCTGCGCTCCACCAGCTGACCCGCGACGACCTGGTCCGCATCCTGACCGAGCCGCGCCACGCCCTCGCCAAGCAGTTCCAGCGCTTCTTCGAGTTCGACGGCATCGAGCTGGTCTTCGCCGACGATTCCCTCGAGGCGATCGCTGACAAGGCGCTCGAACGCGAGACCGGCGCCCGCGGTCTGAGGTCGATCATCGAGAACACGCTGCTCGACGTCCAGTTCGAGCTGCCTTCCCGCTCTGACGTGACCAAGTGCATGGTCACGAGGGAAACGATCGAGAAGGGCCAGACGCCGATGCTGGTGACCGACGCGAACCTCGAGATCGCCGAGTCCGGACCGGACCTGGACGAGTTCGGCGAACAGACCGCCTGAGTCCCCGCGGCGTCCGGCCCTAATAACATCGGCGGCTTGGACGCCGACGCCCGACAGAAGCTCGAAGAGACGACTCGCTGGCAGCCCGGCGAGGCCGAGGGCCGGATCTTCGGCGAGTGGATGGACGGCGGTTATTTCCACCCCGAGGCCACCGGAACTCCGGACGAGAACTTCTCGGTGGCGATCCCGCCGCCGAACGTCACCGGCGTGCTGCACATGGGCCACGCCCTGAACGGCTCGATGCAGGACGCGCTTGTTCGGATGAACCGGATGCGCGGCAAGAACACCCTCTGGATCCTCGGCATGGACCACGCCGGCATCGCCACCCAGTCGGTGGTCGAGAAGCGTCTGAAAGAAGAAGGCATCGACCGCCACGAGATCGGCCGTGAGGCCTTCACCGAGCGCGTCTGGGAGTGGAAGGATGACTACGCGGCCCGGATCAACGAGCAGTACCAGCGGCTCGGGGCCTCCGTCGATTACGAGCGGGAACGCTTCACGCTCGACGACGAGTATGCCCGTGCCGTGCGCAAGGTCTTCGTTGCGCTCTTTGAAAAGGGCTACATCTACCGCGATAACTACATGGTCAACTGGGACCCGGGCTCGCAGTCGGCGATCTCCGACCTCGAAGTCGTGAACCGCGAGGAGACCGACACGCTCTTCTCGGTCGATTACCCCGTCGAAGGGACCGATCGGGTCCTGACGGTCGCCACCGTGCGGCCGGAGACGATGATGGCCGACACCGCGGTCGCGGTCAATCCGAAGGACGAGCGTTACGCCGACCTGGTCGGGAAGTTCTGCATCCTGCCCCTGGTCGGCCGCCGCCTGCCGATCATCGCTGACGAGCACGTCGACATCGAGTTCGGTACCGGCGCGCTCAAGATCACGCCGGGCCACGACGTCAACGACTTCGAGATCGGCCGCAAGCACGGCCTCGAGGAAATCAGCGTGATCGGTGAGGACGGCCGGATGACCGACGAGGCCGGCGAGCGCTTCGCCGGAATGACCGTCGCCGAGGCCCAGGTCGCCGTAGCCGAAGCCCTTCGCGAGGAAGGCGTGCTCAGTGCGGAAGAGGAGTACGTCCATTCGGTTCCCTTCTCCGAGCGCTCCGGCGAACGCATCGAGCCGCTTATCTCGCTCCAGTGGTTCTGCAAGATGGACGAGCTCGCAGCGCCGGCGATCGCCGCAGTCGAGAACGGCGATGTCAACATCACCCCCGCCCAGTGGAAGCGGGTCTACCTCGACTGGATGCGGGAGATCCGCCCCTGGTGCGTCTCCCGCCAGCTCTGGTGGGGGCACCGGATCCCGGTCTGGTACCGCGGCGAAGAGGTCTACGCCGGTGAAGAAGCACCGGACGGCGACGGCTGGATTCAGGAAGACGACGTGCTCGACACCTGGTTCTCTTCGGCGATCTGGCCGTTTGCGACGCTCGGCTGGCCCGAAGAGACTGACGAGCTCAAAGCGTTCTATCCGACCGACTTCCTGACCACCGCGCGCGAGATCCTGTTTCTCTGGGTCGCGCGCATGATCATGACCGGCATCGAATTTGCCGGTGACATCCCTTTCAAGGACGTCTACGTGCATTCGGTGATCCAGGCCCGGGACGGCCGCCGCATGTCGAAGAGCCTCGGCACGGGCATCGATCCGCTGACCGAGATCGACGAGCACGGCGCGGACGCGCTGCGGTTCGGCCTGCTGGCGATGTCTTCGACCCAGGACGTGCGTTACTCGGACGCCAAGGTCCAGCAAGGTCGCGACCTGAGCAACAAGCTCTGGAACGCCTCGCGCCTGATCCTGCTCAACACCGACGAGCCGGCCGACCGTGAGTTGCCGGCGGACCCGGCCGCGCTCGAGGACCGCTGGATCCTGTCCCGGCTGGAGAGCACGATCGAGAGCGTCACCGGGCTGCTTAGGCGTTACGACTTCGCGCACGCAGCCCAGGAGATCTATTCATTCGTCTTTTCCGAGCTCTGCGACTGGTACCTCGAGATCGCGAAGCCGCGGATCTACGACAAGGACGAGGAGGCCGCCAGGGTCCTGCTCCACACCCTCGAGCGCACCCTCGCGCTGGTCCACCCGGTGATGCCGTTCGTGACCGAGGAGATCTGGAGCTACCACCCATACCGGGAAGGCCATCTCGTGGTCCATGACTTCCCGGAGACGATCGAGTCACTGCGCGACCTGAGCTGTGAGACCCAAGTCGCCGAAGCGATCACCCTGACCCAGCGTCTGCGCAGCTGGCGTGACATGGCGGGCGTGCCGCCGAAGATCGTGCTCGACGCCACCGGTGGAAATACCGACGTGCCCGAGTTCGTCTCGCGCCTCAGCCGGGTCAGCCTCGGGGCCCCGGCCGGCGAGCCCGTGGCCGTGGTCGAGGGTTACGGCATCCTGCCGTCGGAAGGCCTGGACATGCAGGCGCTGACGGATCGGCTCGACGTGCGGCGCGGCAAACTCGAGGCCGAAGCGAAGAAGATCGAAGGCAAGCTCGGCAACGAGCGCTTTGTCGAGAAGGCCCCGGAGGAAGTCGTGGCCGAGGAGCGCGAGAAGCTGGAACGCATCCACGCCGAGCTCTCCGAGCTCGGCTGAATCCGAGTTGGGCCTGATACCGACGATGTTCGACGCCGAGGCCCGTCTCAACTCACTCGAAGCGATCGGCTGGAAGCTCGGCCTCGATCGCATGAACCGGCTCTGCGACGAGCTCGGCAGGCCGCAGGACAGTTACGAGACGATCCACATAGTCGGCACCAACGGCAAGTCTTCGGTCGCCCGGATGAGCGCGGCCCTGCTCGAAGCGCACGGGAAGAAAGCCGGGTGCTCGGTCTCTCCGCACATCTCGCACTGGTCGGAGCGGGTGATCGTCGGCGGTCACGAGCTGGATCCCGGAGCGTTCGCCGCTGCGGTCGAGCGAGCCGCTGAAGCCGCCGCCGTCGTCAACCAGGGCCTCGAGGAAGGAGAGGTCGTGACCCAGTTCGAGCTGGCCACCGCGGCCGCCTTCCTGGCGATGGCCGACGCCGGGGTGGAGGTGGCCGCGATCGAAGCCGGGCTCGGAGGCCGGCTCGACGCGACCAACACGATCAACTCCAGGGTCACTGTGCTGACCTCGATCGGCCTCGACCACACCGAGTACCTGGGGGAGACCGAACTCGAGATCGCCGGCGAGAAGCTGGCGGTACTGAGGTCCGGTACCACACTGGTCCTGGGCCACCTCGCCCCCGAGATCGATCGTTTCGCCCGGGACCACGCCGCGCGGCTCGACTGCGACGTCAGCGCGGCCGGCGACGGAGGGGCGATGTTCGACCGGCATATCGCCGCCCGGTACCAGCGGGCCAACTTCGCCGTGGCCGCGCTTGCGGTGGAAGCTCTGCTGGGGGAGGTCGACGACGAGAAGGTCAAGCGCGTCGCCGGCTCCATGGTCGTGCCGGGGAGGCTGGAACAGGTGGGCCACAACCCACCCTTTTTCGTCGACGTCGCCCACAACCGCCCGGGCGCCGCCGCGCTCGCCTCTTCCCTGCCCGAGATCGCCGATGGACGGCCGGTAATCGCGGTGATCGGAGTCCTCTCCGACAAGGATGCCGGCGGCATGCTTGCCGAACTGGCGGGCGCCCTCGACACGGCGATCCTCACCGAGCTTCCCGGGAAGGCGCTGGCCGACTGGGGGAGGCCCGGTGCACAGTCTTTCCCGGCGGCCGAGCTCAAGGCCTTCGCGGACGAGCTCGGACTCCGTTCGGAAGCGTTGCCGAACACTCGCGAAGCCCTGTCCAGAGCCGGAAACCTTGCCCGCGAGCGGGAGGGGCTGGTCCTCGTCGCGGGCTCGCACTTCCTGCTCTCGGCGGTCGAGTAGCCTGGCAAGCCGTGTCCCATCCTTTGCCGGACCGTCCGGTTCTGGCCCACTATGCGACCATTACCTGGTGAATCGTCAGACTGGCTCTCAACTGCTGTCGATGATGGCGCTGGTCGCTGCTGTAGTGGCGATAGTGATCCTCGTCTTTTTCGGCATCGGGTATCTATTCGGAAGGATGTTCCTCTAGCTCCTCATGCCACTCGCCATCTTCGGAATCGAAAACACCGCCATCAATCTCGTCGTCACTTTCGCGATCCTCTGCGTGGTCGCGATCTATCTCGCCACGATCGTCTACACCTTCACCGACGCCCGTCGCCGGATCGCCGACCCCTTCCTGGTCGGCTGTTCCACCGCCGCTTCGCTCTTTCCCTTCGTCGGCACCCTCGTCTACACGATCCTGCGCCCGCCGGAGTTCCTCGAGGACATCCACGAGCGTGAGACCGAGGTCCGGGTCGCCGAAGTGCGCCTGAGGCACCTCGAGGCCCATTCCTGCCAGAAGTGCGGGTTCCCTACGGAATCCGACTTCGTGCGCTGCCCTTCGTGCCGCACCCGGCTCA
Coding sequences within:
- a CDS encoding bifunctional folylpolyglutamate synthase/dihydrofolate synthase; the protein is MGLIPTMFDAEARLNSLEAIGWKLGLDRMNRLCDELGRPQDSYETIHIVGTNGKSSVARMSAALLEAHGKKAGCSVSPHISHWSERVIVGGHELDPGAFAAAVERAAEAAAVVNQGLEEGEVVTQFELATAAAFLAMADAGVEVAAIEAGLGGRLDATNTINSRVTVLTSIGLDHTEYLGETELEIAGEKLAVLRSGTTLVLGHLAPEIDRFARDHAARLDCDVSAAGDGGAMFDRHIAARYQRANFAVAALAVEALLGEVDDEKVKRVAGSMVVPGRLEQVGHNPPFFVDVAHNRPGAAALASSLPEIADGRPVIAVIGVLSDKDAGGMLAELAGALDTAILTELPGKALADWGRPGAQSFPAAELKAFADELGLRSEALPNTREALSRAGNLAREREGLVLVAGSHFLLSAVE
- a CDS encoding GNAT family N-acetyltransferase — encoded protein: MPIEIKPITELEFPKVEPLLMAYQTFYEVEEIDPDRNRQFFSRFIGSNHSGWLLGGWDGDDLLGFGCFYRHKSSLTATNIVLMNDLYVTEAARGKGAGRALIEAGVELAREWGASHLAWSTAPDNLTAQKLYDSFDVEKGTWMEYEIKV
- a CDS encoding valine--tRNA ligase: MDADARQKLEETTRWQPGEAEGRIFGEWMDGGYFHPEATGTPDENFSVAIPPPNVTGVLHMGHALNGSMQDALVRMNRMRGKNTLWILGMDHAGIATQSVVEKRLKEEGIDRHEIGREAFTERVWEWKDDYAARINEQYQRLGASVDYERERFTLDDEYARAVRKVFVALFEKGYIYRDNYMVNWDPGSQSAISDLEVVNREETDTLFSVDYPVEGTDRVLTVATVRPETMMADTAVAVNPKDERYADLVGKFCILPLVGRRLPIIADEHVDIEFGTGALKITPGHDVNDFEIGRKHGLEEISVIGEDGRMTDEAGERFAGMTVAEAQVAVAEALREEGVLSAEEEYVHSVPFSERSGERIEPLISLQWFCKMDELAAPAIAAVENGDVNITPAQWKRVYLDWMREIRPWCVSRQLWWGHRIPVWYRGEEVYAGEEAPDGDGWIQEDDVLDTWFSSAIWPFATLGWPEETDELKAFYPTDFLTTAREILFLWVARMIMTGIEFAGDIPFKDVYVHSVIQARDGRRMSKSLGTGIDPLTEIDEHGADALRFGLLAMSSTQDVRYSDAKVQQGRDLSNKLWNASRLILLNTDEPADRELPADPAALEDRWILSRLESTIESVTGLLRRYDFAHAAQEIYSFVFSELCDWYLEIAKPRIYDKDEEAARVLLHTLERTLALVHPVMPFVTEEIWSYHPYREGHLVVHDFPETIESLRDLSCETQVAEAITLTQRLRSWRDMAGVPPKIVLDATGGNTDVPEFVSRLSRVSLGAPAGEPVAVVEGYGILPSEGLDMQALTDRLDVRRGKLEAEAKKIEGKLGNERFVEKAPEEVVAEEREKLERIHAELSELG
- the clpX gene encoding ATP-dependent Clp protease ATP-binding subunit ClpX encodes the protein MARPTDTNEQLLCSFCGKSQRQVKKLIAGPGVYICDECIDLCNEIIDEEMVAHTSKAPGLDLDKLPKPQEINSVLDEYVIGQPNAKRALSVAVYNHYKRVRMAEHEDPEVELQKSNIMLLGPTGCGKTLLAQTLARILNVPFAIADATALTEAGYVGEDVENILLKLIQAADYDVKKAETGIIYIDEIDKITRKADNPSLTRDVSGEGVQQALLKILEGTTASVPPQGGRKHPHQEFLTLDTTNILFICGGSFSELERVIERRVGNTGIGFGAAMTNDSLDDPGELFEQALPEDLIEYGLIPEFIGRLPVVAALHQLTRDDLVRILTEPRHALAKQFQRFFEFDGIELVFADDSLEAIADKALERETGARGLRSIIENTLLDVQFELPSRSDVTKCMVTRETIEKGQTPMLVTDANLEIAESGPDLDEFGEQTA